Proteins from one Oscillatoria sp. FACHB-1406 genomic window:
- a CDS encoding ATP-dependent Clp protease ATP-binding subunit yields MFEHFLDVAIKSVIIAQEEARRTGHNLVGTEQLLLGLIAEGTGIAAKLLSQQGVTLQAARVQVDELIGRGPGYVPANLPFTPKARAVFEEALAEARRLGQNAIATEHILLALLKDTDTVAIRVLQNLGVNLETLRTAIIRAIGETAAAKPVRNNRKGNPFSGEPQSQHFNLAEFSTNLTQQAREGKLDPVVGRDAEVARAIQILGRRTKNNPVLVGEPGVGKTAIAAGIAQRIVNGDAPELLHDKQVISVDMGAMVAGTRFRGEFEERLKGMVDEVQRAGNIILFIDEIHTLVGAGSIEGAMDAANLLKPALARGELQCVGATTLDEYRQHIESDAALERRFQKVMVGEPSVEDAIAILQGLRSTYADFHNVQFTDSALEAAAKLSDRYIRDRFLPDKAIDLIDEAGSRARLQHSAALKSTLEEPTVPVVDSETIAQIVAAWTGIPANKLTAAESEMLLHLEANLHERVIGQNEAVTAVARAIRRSRAGIGDPNRPIASFVFCGPTGVGKTELAKALAAYLFGSDDAMIRLDMSELMESHTVSKLIGSPPGYVGHEEGGQLTEAVRRKPYSVVLFDEIEKAHPDVFNLLLQLLDDGRLTDARGRVVDFKNTIVIMTSNIGSKAIEKGGSGIGFEFADNLAQVQQQRIRGSVTDNLKQFFRPEFLNRLDEIIVFEPLQKAQVQQIAEIMVKEVRDRVWEIHGLNLEVRDRFQDYAVKIGYDPAYGARPLRRALTNLLEDNLAEAILEGRVNEGDTVIVDLDDDGRVQVFPLVPQSVLQAV; encoded by the coding sequence ATGTTTGAACATTTTCTTGACGTTGCGATTAAGTCAGTCATTATTGCCCAGGAAGAAGCTCGACGGACGGGGCATAACTTGGTCGGCACGGAACAATTATTATTAGGGTTGATTGCGGAAGGAACGGGAATCGCTGCAAAACTTCTGTCTCAGCAGGGCGTAACCCTCCAAGCAGCCCGCGTTCAGGTCGATGAGTTAATCGGTCGCGGCCCGGGTTATGTCCCGGCGAATCTTCCCTTTACGCCGAAAGCGAGGGCAGTGTTTGAGGAGGCGCTGGCAGAAGCGCGCCGTCTCGGACAAAACGCGATCGCGACCGAACACATTTTACTCGCTCTCCTCAAAGATACCGATACAGTTGCCATTCGGGTGTTACAAAATCTCGGAGTCAATCTCGAGACCTTGCGCACGGCTATCATTCGCGCGATCGGCGAAACGGCAGCGGCAAAACCCGTTCGCAACAATCGCAAAGGCAATCCGTTCTCGGGCGAACCGCAAAGCCAACATTTCAATTTAGCGGAATTTAGCACGAATTTAACCCAACAAGCGCGGGAAGGAAAACTCGATCCCGTTGTCGGACGCGATGCTGAAGTTGCCCGCGCCATCCAAATTTTGGGCCGTCGTACCAAAAATAATCCCGTTCTCGTCGGCGAACCCGGAGTCGGAAAAACTGCGATCGCTGCTGGAATCGCCCAGCGTATTGTCAATGGCGACGCACCAGAACTGCTGCACGACAAACAGGTTATTAGTGTCGATATGGGCGCAATGGTGGCGGGAACCCGCTTTAGGGGAGAATTTGAGGAACGCCTCAAGGGAATGGTCGATGAAGTCCAGCGCGCGGGGAATATCATCCTGTTTATCGACGAAATCCATACTCTCGTCGGTGCGGGGTCGATTGAAGGCGCGATGGATGCGGCGAACCTCCTCAAACCGGCGCTGGCGCGCGGTGAGTTGCAGTGCGTCGGCGCAACGACCTTAGATGAGTATCGCCAGCATATCGAGTCCGATGCGGCTTTGGAACGTCGCTTCCAAAAGGTGATGGTCGGCGAACCGTCGGTTGAAGATGCGATCGCGATCTTACAAGGTTTGCGTTCTACTTATGCCGATTTCCACAACGTCCAGTTTACCGATTCTGCCTTGGAAGCAGCGGCGAAGCTCTCAGATCGTTATATTCGCGATCGCTTCCTCCCGGATAAAGCCATCGACTTAATCGACGAAGCTGGTTCTCGCGCTCGCTTGCAGCATTCCGCCGCCCTCAAATCCACCCTCGAGGAACCCACCGTTCCCGTTGTCGATAGCGAAACAATTGCCCAAATTGTCGCCGCTTGGACGGGGATTCCGGCGAATAAATTAACCGCCGCCGAATCGGAAATGTTGCTGCATTTAGAAGCCAACTTACACGAGCGCGTTATCGGACAAAACGAAGCCGTAACTGCCGTCGCACGCGCTATCCGCCGTTCTCGTGCGGGGATCGGCGATCCCAACCGCCCGATCGCGAGTTTCGTCTTCTGCGGGCCTACCGGAGTCGGGAAAACCGAACTTGCTAAAGCCCTCGCTGCTTACCTTTTCGGTTCCGATGACGCGATGATTCGCCTCGATATGTCGGAATTGATGGAATCGCATACGGTATCGAAACTCATCGGTTCGCCGCCGGGATATGTCGGACATGAGGAAGGCGGACAGCTTACCGAAGCAGTACGTCGCAAACCTTATTCGGTTGTCCTGTTCGACGAAATCGAGAAAGCGCACCCGGATGTGTTTAACCTCCTGTTGCAATTGCTCGATGACGGTCGCCTCACGGATGCGCGCGGTCGCGTCGTAGACTTCAAGAATACGATCGTGATTATGACCTCGAATATTGGCTCGAAGGCGATCGAAAAAGGCGGTAGCGGGATTGGTTTTGAGTTTGCTGATAACCTCGCGCAAGTGCAACAACAACGCATTCGCGGTAGCGTCACCGATAACCTCAAGCAATTCTTCCGTCCTGAGTTTCTCAACCGCCTCGACGAAATCATCGTTTTCGAGCCGTTGCAGAAAGCCCAAGTGCAGCAGATTGCCGAGATAATGGTGAAGGAAGTGCGCGATCGCGTTTGGGAAATCCACGGTTTGAATTTGGAAGTGCGCGATCGCTTCCAAGACTACGCCGTTAAAATCGGTTACGATCCTGCCTACGGCGCGCGTCCCCTCCGTCGTGCGTTAACCAACCTTCTCGAAGATAACCTCGCTGAAGCTATCCTCGAAGGACGAGTTAATGAAGGCGATACGGTTATTGTCGATCTCGACGATGATGGGCGGGTGCAAGTTTTCCCCCTCGTCCCGCAATCCGTCCTGCAAGCTGTATAA
- a CDS encoding cysteine synthase A → MEIKDGFVGTVGNTPLIRLNSFSQQTGCEILGKAEFLNPGGSVKDRAALFIIEDAEKQGLLNPGGTVVEGTAGNTGIGLAHICNAKGYKCLIVIPETQSPEKIELLRTLGAEVRTVPAVPYKDPNNYVKLSGRLAAEMDNAIWANQFDNLANRRAHYETTGPEIWEQTDGKIDGWVAATGTGGTYAGVALFLKEKNPDIQCVVADPMGSALYSYVKTGELTTEGSSITEGIGNSRVTANMEGVPTDDAIQIGDRECIQTIYQLLREDGLFMGGSVGINVAATCALARKLGPGHTIVTVLCDGGSRYQSKLFNRDWLKEKGLL, encoded by the coding sequence ATGGAGATTAAAGACGGTTTCGTCGGCACAGTCGGCAATACCCCCCTGATTCGCTTAAACAGTTTCAGCCAGCAAACCGGCTGCGAAATTCTCGGCAAAGCTGAATTTCTCAATCCCGGCGGTTCGGTCAAAGATCGCGCCGCTTTATTCATCATTGAGGATGCCGAAAAGCAAGGTCTTCTCAATCCCGGCGGTACGGTTGTCGAAGGGACGGCGGGTAATACCGGCATTGGTTTAGCCCATATTTGTAATGCCAAAGGCTATAAATGCCTCATCGTCATTCCCGAAACTCAATCGCCAGAAAAAATCGAACTGCTGAGAACATTAGGTGCAGAAGTTCGCACCGTTCCCGCTGTTCCCTATAAAGATCCCAATAATTATGTCAAACTCTCCGGTCGCCTTGCCGCAGAAATGGACAACGCGATTTGGGCCAATCAATTTGATAACTTAGCCAATCGCCGCGCCCACTACGAAACCACCGGGCCGGAAATTTGGGAACAAACCGACGGTAAAATCGATGGTTGGGTCGCCGCGACGGGAACGGGAGGAACTTATGCGGGCGTAGCTTTATTCCTGAAAGAAAAAAATCCCGATATTCAATGCGTTGTTGCCGACCCGATGGGCAGCGCGCTGTATAGTTACGTTAAAACCGGAGAACTGACAACAGAAGGCAGTTCGATTACCGAAGGGATTGGCAACAGTCGCGTTACGGCGAATATGGAAGGCGTACCGACCGACGATGCCATTCAAATCGGCGATCGCGAGTGCATTCAAACCATCTATCAATTGTTGCGCGAAGATGGGTTATTTATGGGCGGTTCGGTCGGAATTAACGTCGCCGCTACCTGCGCTTTAGCCCGAAAACTCGGCCCCGGACATACAATTGTTACGGTACTGTGCGATGGCGGTTCGCGCTATCAATCGAAACTGTTTAATCGCGACTGGCTGAAGGAAAAGGGATTACTTTAG
- a CDS encoding heme o synthase: MTGTTTLSPLNENFREVLKSYYQLTKPRIIPLLLITTAAAMSIASQGQVDPVLALITLAGGTLAAASAQTFNCIYDRDIDYEMLRTRSRPIPSGRVQPRHALLFGIALGVLSFSLLALFVNLLAAFLAMSGIVFYMLIYTHALKRHTTQNIVIGGAAGAIPPLVGWAAVTGDVSWAAWLLFLIIFLWTPPHFWSLALMIKDDYAQVNVPMLPVVEGETETARQIWPYTLVTIAATFLLIYPLGVCGAVYGVFAALLGAMFLKKAWQLKQAPEDKDIAKSAFKYSILYMMLLCAGMVVDSWPVTHQLTDAIATNMQAIASAIVAIAH; encoded by the coding sequence ATGACTGGGACAACAACACTCTCTCCCCTCAACGAGAACTTCCGCGAAGTTCTCAAAAGTTACTACCAACTCACCAAACCTCGGATTATTCCGCTGCTGCTGATTACCACCGCAGCCGCCATGTCGATCGCATCGCAGGGACAAGTCGATCCCGTCCTCGCCCTCATCACCCTCGCAGGCGGAACCCTCGCCGCTGCTTCCGCTCAAACTTTTAACTGCATTTACGATCGCGACATCGACTACGAAATGCTACGCACGCGATCGCGTCCCATCCCTTCCGGGCGAGTGCAACCGCGCCACGCCCTGCTGTTTGGGATTGCGCTCGGCGTACTCTCCTTCTCACTCCTCGCGCTGTTCGTCAACCTACTGGCGGCCTTCCTCGCCATGTCCGGTATTGTCTTTTATATGCTCATCTACACCCACGCCCTCAAACGCCACACGACGCAAAATATCGTCATTGGCGGCGCGGCGGGCGCGATTCCGCCCCTCGTCGGCTGGGCAGCGGTAACGGGTGACGTTAGCTGGGCGGCGTGGTTGCTGTTCCTGATTATCTTTTTGTGGACACCGCCGCATTTTTGGTCGCTAGCCTTGATGATTAAAGATGACTACGCCCAAGTCAACGTACCGATGTTACCCGTAGTCGAAGGGGAAACCGAAACGGCGCGACAAATTTGGCCTTATACCTTAGTAACGATCGCGGCGACCTTTTTGTTAATTTATCCCTTGGGCGTTTGTGGTGCGGTTTACGGGGTATTTGCTGCCCTACTCGGGGCTATGTTCCTGAAAAAAGCTTGGCAGTTAAAGCAAGCGCCCGAGGATAAAGATATCGCCAAATCTGCGTTCAAGTATTCGATTTTGTATATGATGCTGCTGTGCGCGGGAATGGTGGTGGATAGTTGGCCTGTGACGCATCAGTTAACCGACGCGATCGCAACCAATATGCAAGCGATCGCTAGTGCCATTGTTGCGATTGCCCATTAA
- a CDS encoding serine/threonine-protein kinase — MLGQILRQRYKILRQLGEGGFGKTFLAEDLDMPVNPKPKCVVKQLHPQMLDPAMVRRFEKEGEILYRLGQQNPQIPDVYAYFQENGEFYLIQEFIEGHNLEEEIGTGKRWTEAQTRTFLQEVLEILAFVHKNQVIHRDIKPSNIMRRDRDGKLVLIDFGIVKEIVQGGADPERTSGQTLAIGTPGYMPAEQSTGQPRFSSDIYALGMTAIHALTGVSPDRLQTDERGEVIWQHLASVSPGFAAILSKMTAYYFGDRYANAPEALQALTTTSPPTPAAAPVNPPSVVAATVAVGGHSPAAPRSPAGGSGSIPDPNSSSRWPVIAGVAIAGIAALALLIGLLPPLFRRASTPSERREVSSQPSASPSQNAPRASDSPSSTSSGSDRVPASSTPSGSNRAPANPTDSGSDRAPASPSDSGSDRVPANPTSSGSDRVPASSPPLPVPPSPRPPVPPSPRPQTQGVPAFPLDTARRDVEATLGQPTRDLRGAYGNTRAVVYNGVRDGVDLGYLFDRNSGRIRQTEASFRQSVNLPTAQQTLNDLLDGQAPDAVRQGLDRVYRRQLDNYRYQVGGAKVQIVRQDCGDIYVSIWDERLHDFVEFQQVRQC, encoded by the coding sequence ATGCTCGGACAAATTCTGCGCCAACGCTACAAAATCCTTCGCCAACTCGGAGAAGGAGGATTCGGGAAAACCTTCCTAGCTGAGGATTTGGATATGCCCGTCAATCCGAAGCCGAAGTGCGTGGTGAAGCAACTTCACCCGCAAATGCTCGATCCGGCGATGGTGCGGCGCTTCGAGAAGGAAGGAGAAATTCTCTATAGATTGGGACAGCAGAACCCGCAAATTCCCGATGTTTACGCTTATTTTCAGGAAAATGGCGAATTTTACCTGATTCAAGAATTTATTGAAGGCCACAACTTAGAAGAGGAAATCGGTACGGGAAAGCGCTGGACGGAGGCGCAAACGCGAACCTTTTTGCAAGAAGTTTTAGAGATTTTGGCATTTGTCCACAAAAATCAGGTGATTCATCGCGATATTAAACCGTCGAATATTATGCGACGAGATCGCGACGGCAAACTGGTCTTAATCGACTTCGGAATCGTCAAAGAAATCGTCCAAGGCGGGGCAGATCCAGAGCGCACTTCCGGACAAACCCTCGCCATCGGTACGCCGGGATATATGCCTGCCGAACAAAGCACGGGGCAACCGCGCTTCAGCAGCGATATTTATGCGTTGGGAATGACCGCAATTCATGCCCTCACCGGCGTTTCGCCCGATCGCTTGCAAACAGACGAGCGAGGCGAGGTAATTTGGCAGCATTTAGCTTCAGTGAGTCCGGGTTTTGCCGCTATTCTCTCGAAAATGACCGCCTATTATTTTGGCGATCGCTATGCGAATGCTCCAGAAGCCCTACAAGCCCTTACCACTACCAGCCCCCCCACCCCAGCAGCAGCCCCAGTTAATCCCCCCAGCGTCGTAGCAGCAACCGTTGCTGTCGGCGGACATTCCCCCGCTGCGCCGCGTTCTCCCGCAGGAGGTTCGGGATCGATTCCCGATCCCAATTCCTCGTCGCGCTGGCCAGTTATTGCTGGAGTTGCGATCGCGGGAATTGCCGCCCTCGCCCTCTTGATTGGCTTGCTTCCGCCGCTGTTTCGCCGCGCTTCTACCCCCTCCGAACGTCGGGAAGTCTCCTCTCAACCGTCGGCTAGTCCCTCACAAAATGCCCCGCGAGCGAGCGATTCTCCCTCTTCTACCTCATCAGGAAGCGATCGCGTTCCAGCTTCTTCCACCCCTTCAGGAAGCAATCGCGCTCCAGCTAACCCCACCGATTCAGGAAGCGATCGCGCTCCAGCTTCCCCCTCCGATTCAGGAAGCGATCGCGTTCCAGCTAACCCCACCTCATCAGGAAGCGATCGCGTCCCGGCTTCCTCTCCCCCTCTCCCCGTCCCCCCCTCTCCCCGTCCCCCCGTCCCCCCCTCTCCCCGTCCCCAAACCCAGGGCGTTCCTGCCTTCCCCCTCGATACGGCGCGCCGAGATGTCGAAGCGACGCTCGGACAACCTACGAGAGACTTGCGCGGCGCATACGGCAATACGCGCGCCGTGGTCTACAACGGCGTTCGCGATGGCGTAGATCTCGGCTATCTGTTCGATCGCAACTCCGGGCGCATTCGTCAAACTGAGGCATCTTTCCGTCAATCTGTCAACCTCCCGACGGCCCAGCAAACCTTAAACGATCTCTTAGACGGTCAAGCACCCGATGCAGTCAGACAGGGACTCGATCGCGTTTATCGGCGACAACTCGACAACTATCGCTATCAAGTTGGTGGGGCAAAAGTTCAAATCGTGCGCCAAGATTGCGGCGATATCTATGTCAGTATTTGGGACGAGCGACTGCACGATTTCGTTGAATTCCAACAGGTCAGACAGTGTTAA
- a CDS encoding DNA methyltransferase, with amino-acid sequence MTQFSQLSLFSTNSDLYETSHSQIVSERAGTFTDNMKLPVHRWFRYSAGFSAIWVENAIAELKPETILDPFAGSGTVCIAADRLGINSFGIEAHPFVYKLAQGKLAWETDIQEFLDAVAELKSMALKLKLDLPPNTSTLLRKCYLDKILIDLFKIKQSYFELAPLLSDPLQSLVFLTISAILRSSSHVGTAQWQYILPNKQKTRFLEPFEALEKQAQIMGQDLKFFQSIAPSSRAILIREDARSLKSIPDRAVDLVISSPPYANNYDYADATRLEMTFWGEVNTWGDLHEAARKFLIRSSSQHASKERLKLDDLINSSIVEPIRDEMIPVCQALEQVRGTKGGNKAYHTMIAAYFNDLGLVFQSLRRVTVPKGKICFVIGDSAPYGIYVPVEQWIGKLAIASGFKSWEFEQIRQRNIKWKNRKHNVPLQEGRLWIEG; translated from the coding sequence ATGACTCAGTTTTCGCAGCTTTCACTCTTTAGTACAAACTCCGACTTGTACGAGACTTCTCACTCGCAAATCGTTTCGGAGAGGGCGGGAACTTTCACAGATAACATGAAATTGCCCGTTCATCGATGGTTTCGTTACTCAGCCGGATTCTCTGCCATTTGGGTCGAAAACGCGATCGCAGAGTTGAAACCTGAAACAATTCTCGATCCGTTTGCAGGATCCGGGACGGTTTGTATAGCTGCGGATCGCCTAGGGATAAATTCTTTCGGGATTGAAGCTCATCCTTTTGTTTACAAACTAGCTCAAGGGAAACTGGCGTGGGAAACAGACATTCAGGAATTTTTAGATGCTGTTGCAGAACTTAAAAGCATGGCACTCAAACTAAAGCTTGATTTACCACCCAATACATCAACTTTACTCCGAAAATGCTATCTAGATAAAATATTAATCGATCTTTTTAAAATCAAACAATCTTATTTTGAACTTGCTCCATTATTATCTGATCCGCTTCAGAGTCTTGTCTTTCTAACAATATCTGCTATCTTAAGATCGTCCAGTCATGTTGGGACTGCCCAATGGCAATATATTCTTCCCAATAAGCAGAAGACGAGATTTCTCGAGCCATTTGAAGCACTTGAAAAGCAAGCTCAGATAATGGGACAAGACTTGAAATTCTTTCAATCGATTGCCCCGTCGAGTCGAGCGATTTTGATTCGAGAAGATGCGCGAAGTTTAAAAAGTATTCCCGATCGCGCTGTGGATTTAGTCATCTCTTCTCCCCCTTATGCTAATAATTATGATTATGCTGACGCTACGCGCCTTGAAATGACGTTTTGGGGCGAAGTTAATACTTGGGGAGATTTACACGAAGCAGCCCGTAAATTCCTCATTCGCTCGAGTTCGCAACACGCTTCTAAAGAGAGACTGAAGTTAGATGACTTAATCAACTCATCGATTGTTGAGCCAATTCGAGATGAAATGATTCCTGTCTGTCAAGCGCTAGAGCAAGTTCGAGGAACAAAAGGTGGTAATAAAGCATACCATACCATGATTGCTGCCTATTTTAACGATTTAGGATTAGTTTTTCAGTCATTGCGGCGCGTTACCGTTCCGAAGGGAAAAATTTGCTTTGTGATTGGAGATTCTGCCCCTTATGGAATATACGTTCCTGTCGAGCAATGGATCGGGAAACTCGCGATCGCATCAGGATTTAAATCTTGGGAATTTGAGCAGATTCGACAGCGTAATATTAAGTGGAAAAATCGAAAACATAACGTTCCACTTCAGGAAGGACGACTTTGGATAGAAGGCTAA
- a CDS encoding serpin family protein, protein MSQAPIDARKLYQFASAYNSFGFQLLSQLTENNPNTNISLSPFSITIALVMLYNGARGDTKQKIEQVLGLEGLSLEDINTANQSLLSKLKEIVREVDWEYWVDSTQIEAEPDKLTSANSVWVKPGISLDKEFVRGLKTFYESEVAHLDFDSPEAATIINRWVAEKTKNKITKLVSEETLRDSVLILLNALYFMGIWSYPFDESKTENRTFTLSDESAILHPTMAKYMVDLDYLKTENFQAVQLPYEDESSGLYIFLPNASSSFEEFQTLLTFNNWQNWMSQFCRCSVNIFLPKLKLECRQLLNDSFSNLGLEDLFTNNANLSGIGAGSLKVSQLVHKVAIEVNEKGTEAAAVTEFEMIAFGVVESIDLIIDRPFFYAIYDRRAQTILFMGYVLNPASH, encoded by the coding sequence ATGAGTCAAGCACCAATCGATGCTCGAAAACTATATCAATTCGCTAGCGCCTATAACAGCTTTGGCTTTCAATTACTCTCGCAACTGACCGAAAATAATCCCAATACCAACATCTCGCTCTCTCCATTTAGTATCACGATCGCGTTGGTCATGCTTTATAACGGCGCGCGAGGAGACACCAAACAGAAAATCGAGCAAGTTTTAGGGCTAGAAGGACTCAGTTTAGAAGATATTAATACAGCCAATCAATCGCTCCTCTCAAAACTTAAAGAGATTGTTCGAGAAGTGGACTGGGAGTATTGGGTCGATTCGACACAGATTGAGGCAGAACCCGATAAATTAACCTCTGCTAATTCAGTGTGGGTAAAACCCGGAATTTCCCTAGATAAGGAATTTGTCCGAGGCTTAAAAACGTTCTATGAAAGCGAGGTTGCTCATCTGGATTTTGATTCTCCCGAAGCCGCAACAATCATTAATCGTTGGGTTGCAGAGAAGACCAAAAATAAAATTACTAAATTGGTTTCCGAAGAAACGCTTAGGGATTCTGTTCTCATTCTCCTCAATGCCCTTTATTTTATGGGGATTTGGAGCTATCCCTTTGATGAAAGCAAAACGGAAAATAGAACCTTTACTTTGTCAGATGAAAGTGCAATTTTGCACCCCACAATGGCTAAATACATGGTAGACTTGGATTACCTTAAAACTGAGAATTTTCAAGCAGTTCAGCTACCTTACGAAGATGAATCGAGTGGGTTGTATATCTTTCTTCCCAATGCCTCCTCATCTTTTGAAGAATTTCAAACGCTCCTGACTTTTAATAATTGGCAAAACTGGATGTCCCAGTTTTGCAGATGTAGTGTCAATATTTTTCTGCCCAAATTAAAACTCGAGTGCCGACAACTATTAAACGATTCTTTCAGCAATCTCGGACTAGAAGACCTTTTTACGAACAATGCTAACTTGAGTGGAATCGGTGCGGGAAGCTTGAAGGTGAGTCAGTTAGTTCATAAAGTCGCAATTGAGGTGAATGAAAAAGGAACGGAAGCTGCCGCAGTCACAGAGTTTGAGATGATAGCATTTGGAGTCGTTGAGTCAATCGATCTAATTATCGATCGCCCGTTTTTCTACGCTATTTACGATCGTCGAGCGCAGACGATATTATTTATGGGATACGTCCTCAATCCTGCATCTCACTAA
- a CDS encoding GNAT family N-acetyltransferase, translated as MNLSIRPLQANELETADKIFRIAFGTFMGLPNPADFLGDVDYLKTRFSANPTAALAAEMDGEVVGSNIAYSWGSVGIFGPLSVRPDLWNRGIGQHLVEAAIARLAEAGTQQVGLFTFANSPKHLALYQKFGLYPRFLTFLLTKPIQSIAKFLPGYKYSELTQKRQEVCLKDCFELTDSLYPGLDLSREIVAVSEQNLGDTVLLEDETSLAGFAVCHCGAGSEAGSEVCYIKFGAVRSGQGAGERFERLLKLCEVYGETQKMSRLSAGVNSSHNEAYTRLLDRGFRAEVIGVAMHKNNEPLYHRPDVFVLDDWR; from the coding sequence ATGAATCTCTCAATTCGCCCTCTCCAAGCCAACGAACTAGAAACAGCAGACAAAATCTTTAGAATCGCCTTCGGGACTTTCATGGGGCTGCCAAATCCTGCCGATTTTTTAGGCGATGTTGACTACTTAAAAACTCGCTTCAGTGCAAATCCCACCGCAGCATTGGCTGCTGAAATGGATGGGGAAGTTGTTGGCTCTAATATTGCTTATTCTTGGGGAAGTGTCGGTATATTCGGCCCCCTCAGCGTTCGCCCTGACTTGTGGAATCGGGGGATCGGTCAACATTTGGTTGAGGCAGCGATCGCGCGATTAGCAGAAGCAGGAACGCAACAGGTGGGATTATTTACCTTCGCCAACAGTCCAAAGCATCTCGCGCTCTATCAAAAGTTTGGGCTTTACCCGCGCTTTTTAACTTTTCTTTTAACAAAACCGATCCAGTCTATTGCAAAATTTCTACCGGGCTATAAATACTCAGAACTGACTCAAAAGCGCCAAGAAGTATGCCTTAAAGACTGCTTTGAACTGACCGATTCGCTTTATCCTGGATTGGATTTATCGCGAGAGATTGTCGCTGTGAGCGAGCAAAATTTAGGCGATACGGTTCTGCTGGAAGATGAAACAAGCTTAGCTGGATTTGCTGTCTGTCATTGCGGGGCGGGAAGCGAAGCGGGGAGCGAGGTTTGTTACATTAAGTTTGGAGCGGTGCGATCGGGACAAGGGGCGGGAGAACGGTTTGAACGGTTGCTCAAACTGTGCGAAGTTTATGGGGAAACTCAAAAAATGTCACGGTTGAGCGCGGGTGTTAATAGCAGTCACAATGAAGCGTACACTCGACTGCTCGATCGCGGTTTTCGAGCGGAAGTTATCGGAGTCGCCATGCACAAAAATAACGAGCCACTTTATCATCGACCGGATGTTTTTGTGTTAGATGATTGGCGCTAA
- a CDS encoding heme A synthase yields MTESILQKNLAPQRADSRPADWIRRFVWKIAVATWLLMAVGSATRVMNAGLACPDWPLCYGQLIPSAQMNLQVFLEWFHRLDAALIGLSAIALVGLSFWFRRELPAWLPWASLFALGTVLFQGVLGGLTVTQLLRFDIVTAHLGTALLFFCTLLVIGTMLLPYRGTGVSGRLPWMGIVAATLIYLQSLLGALVGSRWALHQCLSGSQLCAVMNSHLWGVVPATLATLLVTLVAWRRPALHPMLRSLAKIAGGLVLVQILLGVATFYLHLQVEPLTVSHQAVGAALLGVLVTFSVLALRDVVPRALRDRQQLTA; encoded by the coding sequence ATGACCGAATCCATCCTTCAAAAAAATCTAGCGCCTCAGCGGGCAGATTCCCGCCCCGCCGATTGGATTCGCCGCTTCGTCTGGAAAATCGCCGTAGCAACTTGGCTGTTAATGGCGGTGGGCAGCGCCACGCGGGTGATGAATGCAGGACTCGCTTGCCCCGATTGGCCGTTATGTTACGGGCAGTTAATCCCCAGCGCGCAGATGAATCTACAGGTATTCCTAGAATGGTTTCACCGCTTGGATGCCGCTCTCATTGGCTTAAGCGCGATCGCGTTGGTGGGACTCTCATTCTGGTTTCGTCGCGAACTCCCCGCTTGGCTGCCTTGGGCTTCCTTATTTGCCCTCGGCACTGTCCTGTTTCAAGGGGTTCTCGGCGGTTTAACCGTCACGCAACTGCTGCGCTTCGATATCGTTACCGCCCACCTCGGCACTGCCCTCCTTTTCTTCTGTACCTTGCTGGTTATCGGCACAATGCTGCTGCCCTATCGCGGTACTGGCGTTTCCGGGCGACTTCCCTGGATGGGGATCGTTGCTGCAACTTTAATCTATTTACAAAGTTTGCTCGGAGCCTTAGTCGGTTCTCGTTGGGCGCTACACCAATGCCTGAGCGGTTCGCAACTCTGTGCGGTGATGAATAGTCATTTGTGGGGTGTTGTTCCCGCGACGCTAGCAACGCTCCTCGTCACCCTTGTCGCTTGGCGAAGACCTGCTTTACACCCGATGCTGCGATCGCTCGCTAAAATCGCAGGCGGCTTAGTCTTAGTGCAAATCCTCCTCGGCGTTGCCACCTTTTACCTACACTTGCAAGTCGAACCTCTCACCGTCAGCCATCAAGCTGTCGGTGCGGCTCTCCTGGGCGTTTTAGTCACCTTCTCCGTCCTCGCCCTTCGGGATGTCGTGCCTCGAGCCCTTCGGGATCGCCAACAGCTTACTGCTTAA